In one Trichosurus vulpecula isolate mTriVul1 chromosome 8, mTriVul1.pri, whole genome shotgun sequence genomic region, the following are encoded:
- the OGA gene encoding protein O-GlcNAcase, which yields MVQKESQAALEERESELTPNPAAAAAAAAAGGPLEPTAAPSPGEGTQAGAGSGSTASAATSGGARRFLCGVVEGFYGRPWVMEQRKELFRRLQKWELNTYLYAPKDDYKHRMFWREMYSVEEAEQLMTLISAAQEYEIEFIYAISPGLDITFSNPKEVSTLKRKLDQVSQFGCRSFALLFDDIDHNMCAADKEVFSSFAHAQVSITNEIYQYLGEPETFLFCPTEYCGTFCYPNVSQSPYLRTVGEKLLPGIDVLWTGPKVVSKDIPVESIEEVSKIIKRAPVIWDNIHANDYDQKRLFLGPYKGRSTELIPRLKGVLTNPNCEFEANYVAIHTLATWYKSNMNGVRKDVVMTDSEDSTVSIQIKLENEGSDEDIETDVLYSPQMALKLALTEWLQEFGVPHQYSSRQVAHSGAKASVVDGAPLVAAPSLSATTVVTTVYQEPIMSQGTTLSNEPPPLVKEEEKKQLDEEPMDMVVEKQEETDKNDSQILTEIVEAKMSEELKPMDTDKESMAESKSPEMSMQEDCISDVAPMQTDEQTNKEQFVPGPNEKPLYTAEPVTLEDLQLLADLFYLPYEHGPKGAQMLREFQWLRANSSVVSVNCKGKDSEKIEEWRSRAAKFEEMCALVMGMFTRLSNCANRTILYDMYSYVWDIKSIMSMVKSFVQWLGCRSQSSAQFLIGDQEPWAFRGGLAGEFQRLLPIDGANDLFFQPPPLTPTSKVYTIRPYFPKDEASVYKICREMYDDGVGLPFQSQPDLIGDKLVGGLLSLSLDYCFVLEDEDGICGYALGTVDVTPFIKKCKISWIPFMQEKYTKPNGDKELSEAEKIMLSFHEEQEVLPETFLANFPSLIKMDIHKKVTDPSVAKSMMACLLSSLKANGSRGAFCEVRPDDKRILEFYSKLGCFEIAKMEGFPKDVVILGRSL from the exons ATGGTGCAGAAAGAGAGCCAGGCGGCACTGGAGGAGCGGGAGAGCGAGCTCACCCCCAAccccgctgccgccgccgccgccgccgccgccgggggCCCGCTGGAGCCTACTGCGGCCCCATCCCCCGGGGAAGGGACTCAGGCTGGGGCAGGAAGCGGCTCTACGGCCTCCGCCGCGACATCGGGCGGAGCGCGGAGGTTCCTCTGTGGTGTGGTGGAAG GATTTTATGGAAGACCTTGGGTTATGGAACAGAGAAAAGAACTCTTCAGAAG GCTACAAAAATGGgaattaaatacatatttatatgcacCAAAAGATGACTACAAACACAGGATGTTTTGGAGAGAGATGTATTCAGTGGAAGAAGCTG aacaacttATGACACTTATTTCTGCTGCACAAGAATATGAGATCGAATTCATTTATGCCATCTCTCCCGGACTGGACATCACCTTTTCTAACCCTAAAGAAGTGTCCACATTGAAAAGAAAACTGGACCAG GTTTCCCAATTTGGTTGCAGATCTTTTGCCTTGCTTTTTGATGATATTGATCATAACATGTGTGCAGCAGACAAAGAAGTGTTCAGTTCCTTTGCACATGCCCAAGTCTCTATAACAAATGAAATTTATCAGTATTTAGGAGAGCCAGAAACCTTTCTTTTCTGCCCCACAG AGTACTGTGGAACCTTTTGCTATCCAAATgtttctcagtctccttatttAAGGACTGTGGGTGAAAAACTGTTACCTGGTATTGATGTGTTGTGGACAG GTCCGAAAGTTGTTTCTAAAGACATTCCAGTAGAGTCTATTGAAGAGGTTTCCAAGATTATTAAAAGAGCTCCAGTTATTTGGGATAACATTCATGCTAATGATTATGACCAGAAGAGACTATTTCTTGGCCCATACAAAGGGCGATCAACAGAGCTCATTCCACGACTAAAAGGAGTCCTGACTAATCCAAACTGTGAATTTGAAGCTAACTATGTTGCCATTCACACTCTGGCCACCTGGTACAAATCAAATATGAACGGAGTGAGGAAAGATGTCGTAATGA CTGACAGTGAAGACAGTACAGTATCTATTCAGATTAAATTAGAAAATGAAGGCAGCGATGAAGATATTGAAACTGATGTGCTGTATAGTCCTCAGATGGCCTTAAAGTTGGCGTTAACAGAATGGCTGCAGGAATTTGGTGTTCCTCATCAATATAGCA GTAGACAGGTGGCACACAGTGGAGCAAAAGCAAGTGTAGTTGATGGGGCCCCCCTAGTGGCAGCACCTTCTCTGAGTGCCACCACTGTAGTGACTACCGTTTACCAGGAGCCTATCATGAGCCAGGGAACCACTCTGAGCAATGAGCCTCCACCCCTtgtcaaggaagaagaaaagaaacagctTGATGAGGAACCCATGGATATGGTGGTAGAGAAGCAAGAGGAAACGGACAAGAATGATAGTCAGATACTGACTGAAATCGTTGAAGCTAAAATGTCAGAAGAGTTGAAACCAATGGATACTGATAAAGAAAGCATGGCTGAATCAAAATCCCCAGAGATGTCAATGCAGGAAGATTGCATTAGTGACGTTGCCCCAATGCAGACTGATGAGCAGACAAACAAGGAGCAGTTTGTACCAGGTCCAAATGAGAAACCTTTGTATACAGCGGAACCAGTGACTTTGGAGGATTTACAGTTACTTGCTGATCTTTTCTATCTTCCATATGAGCATGGTCCCAAAGGGGCACAGATGTTAAGAGAATTCCAGTGGCTTCGAGCAAACAGCAGTGTGGTCAGTGTTAATTGCAAAGGAAAAGACTCTGAAAAG ATTGAAGAATGGAGATCTCGAGCAGCCAAGTTTGAAGAGATGTGCGCACTGGTGATGGGGATGTTCACACGGCTCTCCAATTGTGCCAACAGGACAATCCTTTATGACATGTACTCCTATGTTTGGGATATCAAGAGTATAATGTCTATGGTGAAGTCTTTTGTGCAATGGTTAG GGTGTCGTAGTCAATCTTCAGCACAGTTCTTAATTGGAGACCAAGAACCCTGGGCCTTTAGAGGTGGTCTAGCAGGAGAGTTCCAG CGATTGTTGCCAATTGATGGGGCAAATGACCTCTTTTTTCAACCACCTCCACTGACTCCTACCTCCAAAGTTTATACTATCAGGCCATATTTTCCTAAAGATGAG GCATCTGTGTACAAGATTTGCAGAGAAATGTATGACGATGGAGTTGGTTTACCTTTTCAAAGTCAGCCAGACCTTATTGGAGATAA GTTAGTGGGAGGCCTGCTTTCCCTCAGTTTAGATTACTGTTTTGTGCTAGAAGATGAAGATGGCATTTGTGGCTATGCCCTGGGCACTGTGGATGTAAccccttttattaaaaaatgtaaaatttcctGGATTCCTTTCATGCAAGAAAAGTACACTAAGCCAAATGGTGATAAAGAGCTCTCAGAGGCTGAG AAAATAATGCTGAGTTTCCATGAAGAGCAGGAAGTATTGCCAGAAACCTTCCTTGCCAACTTCCCATCTCTGATAAAGATGGACATTCACAAAAAAGTAACTGATCCAAGTGTGGCCAAAagcatgatggcatgcttgctgTCTTCTCTCAAAGCTAATG gcTCCCGTGGGGCTTTCTGTGAAGTAAGACCAGATGATAAGAGGATCCTCGAATTCTACAGCAAGTTAGGTTGTTTTGAAATAGCAAAAATGGAAGGATTTCCAAAGGATGTGGTTATCCTTGGCAGGAGCCTGTGA